The following are from one region of the Treponema primitia ZAS-1 genome:
- a CDS encoding RrF2 family transcriptional regulator has translation MRISTKGRYSLEALLHMTLLPQGEYSSTRSIAENTGISDGYLEQLFIPLRKAGIVQGIRGPQGGYLPGRPVEEITVGDILRAVEGPLEPVACVTQNTCPMKETCISTHTWSDLYHEITDCVDAISLADLAAAYYAMDKMEYAI, from the coding sequence ATGAGAATATCTACCAAAGGACGTTATTCCCTGGAGGCTTTGCTGCATATGACCCTTCTCCCGCAGGGAGAATATTCAAGTACCCGGTCTATCGCGGAAAATACCGGCATATCCGACGGTTATTTGGAGCAGCTCTTTATTCCCCTGCGGAAAGCAGGGATAGTGCAGGGTATACGGGGTCCTCAGGGCGGCTATCTTCCCGGGCGGCCTGTGGAGGAAATTACTGTGGGGGATATTCTGCGGGCGGTGGAAGGGCCCCTTGAACCGGTGGCCTGCGTTACCCAAAATACCTGCCCCATGAAGGAAACCTGCATCAGTACCCATACCTGGAGCGATCTCTACCACGAGATCACCGACTGTGTGGATGCCATATCACTGGCGGATCTGGCGGCAGCCTACTATGCTATGGACAAGATGGAGTACGCCATATGA
- a CDS encoding Cof-type HAD-IIB family hydrolase — translation MKEEDLRKAGQEVRLIVCDLDGTLLNSEKLISPENINAINMAREKGIFVTICSGRIHTMLEAYSRILSVEGPLISGNGAFITDTRTGEILYSNFVDPQAAYPLLMFCKEHGLDHLLINTEACWYTEGSHRITRFEQYNQIAGKDNLSPIPLCLYGPNYQKALSGEIHKMLIAGLSPGEMDMTTEYIRTLKNLSCTSSEIGLLDVAAPGVDKGTGVAALGRILGLEKQQICVFGDYLNDIPMFEQAGFPIAMGNAAEAVKHKALAITGSNDEDGIAKAIKKYIL, via the coding sequence ATGAAAGAAGAGGATCTGCGGAAGGCAGGGCAGGAAGTCCGGCTCATAGTCTGTGATCTTGACGGGACCCTGTTAAACAGCGAAAAACTAATTTCCCCTGAAAATATCAACGCAATTAACATGGCCCGTGAAAAAGGCATTTTTGTTACCATCTGTTCCGGCCGGATACACACCATGCTTGAAGCTTACAGCCGTATCCTCTCTGTGGAGGGTCCCCTGATTTCCGGGAATGGCGCGTTTATTACCGATACCCGTACCGGGGAAATACTGTATAGCAACTTTGTCGATCCCCAGGCGGCGTATCCCCTTTTGATGTTCTGCAAGGAACATGGACTGGACCATCTACTGATCAATACCGAAGCTTGCTGGTATACCGAAGGCAGCCATAGAATAACCCGGTTTGAACAGTACAATCAAATCGCTGGAAAGGATAATCTCTCGCCTATTCCCCTCTGCTTGTATGGCCCGAATTATCAGAAGGCCCTTTCCGGGGAAATTCATAAGATGCTTATCGCCGGGCTCAGCCCCGGCGAAATGGATATGACCACAGAGTATATTCGCACTTTAAAAAATCTGAGCTGCACCTCTTCGGAAATAGGACTCCTGGATGTGGCAGCCCCGGGGGTAGACAAGGGTACGGGGGTAGCGGCGCTGGGCCGCATACTGGGGTTGGAGAAACAGCAAATCTGTGTATTCGGGGATTACCTTAACGACATACCCATGTTTGAACAGGCGGGGTTCCCCATTGCTATGGGAAATGCCGCTGAAGCGGTAAAGCACAAAGCTCTGGCAATAACGGGCTCAAATGACGAGGACGGTATTGCCAAGGCAATAAAAAAATACATCCTGTAA
- a CDS encoding trans-sulfuration enzyme family protein: MPETNDVPCTSPYGTLSMRTVAVHGATLFEGQTGAISTPIYQSSTFRHPGLYESTGFDYSRAINPTRSELEKTMAILEHGKYGLAFATGMGAISSVIKLFKPGDHLIVSEDLYGGTYRLFNEYYAKYGFSFSWVDTSDISLVEASLKPETKAIFIETPSNPMMKVTDIRRCAEIIHKRGGLLITDNTFLSPYFQNPLNLGSDLVVHSGTKYLAGHNDTLAGFVVHSRDELAEALINSQKSEGASLSPFDSWLTLRGIKTLSVRMERHEKNAHSIAAWLREHKQVEKVFYIGFEDHPQYSLSRSQARGFGGMISFYLKDKADVPRLLKNISLILFAESLGGVETLLTYPLVQTHGAIPEAMRLSAGVNDRLMRLSVGIEEAEDLLADLDSAFRKSI; this comes from the coding sequence ATGCCTGAGACAAATGATGTCCCCTGTACTAGTCCATACGGAACGTTGTCCATGAGGACCGTTGCGGTGCATGGGGCTACTTTGTTTGAAGGCCAGACCGGGGCGATCAGCACCCCTATTTACCAAAGTTCCACCTTTAGACACCCCGGGCTGTATGAATCCACGGGGTTTGACTATTCCCGGGCGATCAATCCCACCAGGTCGGAATTGGAAAAGACCATGGCAATTCTGGAACATGGAAAGTATGGGCTTGCTTTCGCCACCGGCATGGGGGCAATTTCTTCGGTAATAAAACTGTTCAAACCCGGGGATCATCTTATTGTTTCTGAGGATCTCTACGGCGGTACCTACCGGCTTTTTAACGAATACTACGCCAAGTACGGTTTTTCTTTTTCCTGGGTCGATACCAGCGATATCTCCCTGGTAGAGGCAAGCCTTAAACCGGAAACCAAGGCGATATTTATCGAGACTCCCTCAAACCCTATGATGAAGGTTACGGATATTCGCCGCTGTGCGGAGATTATCCATAAGCGGGGCGGACTTCTGATAACGGACAATACGTTCCTTTCCCCCTATTTTCAGAATCCCCTGAACCTTGGCTCCGATCTTGTGGTACACAGCGGAACTAAATACCTGGCAGGTCATAACGATACCCTGGCTGGGTTTGTGGTCCATTCCCGGGATGAGCTGGCGGAGGCCCTGATCAATTCCCAGAAAAGCGAAGGAGCTTCCCTGTCGCCCTTTGATTCCTGGCTGACCCTGCGGGGAATAAAGACCCTGTCGGTCCGGATGGAAAGGCATGAAAAAAATGCCCATAGTATTGCTGCCTGGCTGCGGGAGCATAAACAGGTAGAAAAAGTGTTCTACATTGGCTTTGAGGATCATCCCCAGTACAGTCTGAGCCGCTCCCAGGCCCGGGGCTTTGGGGGTATGATTTCATTTTATCTGAAGGATAAGGCGGATGTACCTAGGCTGCTTAAAAACATTTCTCTTATCCTTTTTGCGGAAAGCCTTGGTGGAGTAGAAACACTGCTTACCTATCCTCTGGTGCAGACCCATGGGGCTATTCCGGAAGCGATGCGTCTTTCCGCCGGGGTGAACGACCGGCTTATGCGTCTGTCCGTGGGTATTGAAGAAGCGGAAGACCTTCTTGCGGATCTGGACAGCGCTTTTCGTAAGAGTATATGA
- a CDS encoding M67 family metallopeptidase: MILLPGKWEDFIRKEGEISYPNECCGILLGTIAEDDSRVVEDSIPIRNAREAEEQYHRFQIESEDLMKAELEARKRKLDVLGFYHSHPDHPAKPSDFDREHALPFYSYIITAVDKGRAGDFTSWELKTDRSEFLREDIKRI; this comes from the coding sequence ATGATCCTCCTGCCGGGAAAATGGGAAGATTTTATCCGAAAGGAAGGAGAAATTTCCTATCCCAACGAATGTTGTGGTATACTACTGGGCACAATTGCAGAGGATGACAGCCGGGTGGTGGAGGATAGTATCCCCATCCGGAATGCCCGGGAGGCGGAGGAGCAATATCATCGTTTTCAGATTGAGAGCGAGGATTTGATGAAGGCGGAACTGGAGGCCCGGAAACGCAAACTGGATGTGCTGGGGTTTTACCATTCCCATCCGGATCATCCGGCAAAGCCTTCGGACTTCGATAGGGAACACGCCCTGCCGTTTTATTCCTACATCATTACGGCGGTGGATAAGGGACGGGCCGGCGATTTTACCAGTTGGGAGCTGAAAACGGACCGGTCGGAGTTTTTGCGGGAAGACATTAAAAGGATTTGA
- a CDS encoding FeoA family protein — MFLSDVPNGASFRVVKVTLGKEVGKRLADMGFTEDTEGAVVRSGFFHGPIQVRIRGYDILIRRSEANGIEVLPVGDWSAIIDAGRLFNRGKIKKFDPLGESKNGGK, encoded by the coding sequence ATGTTTTTATCAGATGTGCCCAATGGGGCTTCTTTCCGGGTGGTCAAAGTCACCCTGGGGAAGGAGGTCGGCAAACGGCTGGCCGATATGGGTTTTACCGAAGATACCGAAGGTGCTGTTGTCCGTTCCGGCTTTTTCCACGGCCCCATCCAAGTCCGAATCCGGGGTTACGATATTCTTATCCGCCGTTCCGAGGCCAATGGCATTGAAGTGCTCCCCGTAGGGGACTGGTCGGCGATAATAGACGCCGGGCGGCTTTTCAACCGGGGGAAGATAAAAAAGTTTGATCCCCTCGGGGAGTCAAAAAATGGCGGGAAATAA
- a CDS encoding PLP-dependent cysteine synthase family protein, whose amino-acid sequence MNILDLVGNTPLLELKKISEDIPGVSLFAKAEFLNPSGSVKDRAARAMILAGLEQGALVPGKTIIDATSGNTGIAYSMIGAALGYPVTIYLPANASAERKRIMKCYNAEIVETSPLESSDGAFLAVKEAVAKDPERYFFPNQYNNDANWKAHYNTTGVEIWEQTGGRVTHFITGLGTSGTFMGTSRRLKDYSKDVHIYAVQPDSPFHGIEGTKHMGSTIKPGFYDETLAEGFVEVNTEAAYAMARRLVREEGIFVGISAGANVVGALQLAGTLPKGSVVVTVLGDSGSRYLSDSFWKEGE is encoded by the coding sequence ATGAATATTCTTGATTTGGTGGGGAATACCCCCCTTTTAGAGTTGAAAAAGATCTCAGAGGATATTCCCGGGGTGTCCCTTTTTGCCAAAGCGGAGTTTTTAAACCCCAGCGGTTCCGTAAAGGACCGGGCTGCCCGGGCTATGATCCTTGCCGGATTGGAGCAGGGGGCGCTTGTCCCGGGAAAGACTATTATCGATGCCACCAGCGGCAATACGGGGATTGCCTATTCCATGATCGGCGCCGCTCTGGGGTATCCGGTTACCATTTACCTTCCCGCGAATGCCAGTGCGGAGCGGAAGCGGATCATGAAGTGTTACAATGCGGAGATTGTGGAAACCAGTCCCCTGGAAAGTTCCGATGGGGCCTTCCTGGCGGTCAAGGAGGCGGTTGCCAAAGACCCGGAACGGTACTTTTTCCCCAACCAGTACAACAATGATGCCAACTGGAAGGCGCATTATAACACCACGGGGGTTGAAATCTGGGAGCAGACCGGTGGCAGGGTGACCCACTTTATCACCGGCCTGGGAACTTCCGGCACCTTTATGGGGACCTCCCGGCGGCTTAAGGACTACAGTAAGGATGTCCATATTTACGCGGTGCAGCCCGATTCCCCCTTCCACGGTATTGAGGGGACCAAGCATATGGGGAGTACCATCAAGCCGGGGTTCTACGACGAAACCCTGGCTGAAGGCTTTGTTGAGGTAAACACCGAGGCGGCCTACGCCATGGCCCGCCGGCTTGTCCGGGAAGAGGGGATATTTGTGGGGATAAGCGCCGGAGCTAATGTGGTAGGCGCCCTCCAGCTTGCGGGAACCCTGCCGAAGGGTTCGGTGGTGGTCACTGTTTTGGGGGACAGCGGTTCCCGGTACCTATCAGATTCTTTTTGGAAAGAAGGGGAATAG
- the moeB gene encoding molybdopterin-synthase adenylyltransferase MoeB: MADSIIKDRKLEDLSNEEIGRYSRHLLLAEVGLEGQKKLKAARVLIVGTGGLGAPLALYLAAAGIGKLGIVDFDFVEESNLQRQVIHGTRDVGRPKVASAKDRIKSINPYCDVVTYNTMLTSENALDILKDYDVVADGTDNYQTRYLVNDACVLLGIPNVYGSIFQFEGQASVFYAKEGPCYRCLYPEPPPPGLVPSCAEGGVVGVLPGIVGTIQANEVIKLIVGGGDSLTGRLLLFDSWKMKFRELKLDKDPHCPICGKEPSIHELIDYEQFCGLKKNTDEEPVELITARELKERLDKNDPIQIIDTRETHERAIVKFPQAKVIPLGQMARRIDEFDPKIDAVFICKIGQRSVFAIRALREAGYTGRLLNLKDGINAWAREVDTSLPVY; this comes from the coding sequence ATGGCAGATAGTATTATTAAAGATAGAAAATTAGAGGATCTCAGTAACGAGGAGATAGGGCGGTACAGCCGGCACCTGCTCCTGGCTGAGGTAGGGCTTGAGGGGCAGAAGAAGCTTAAGGCTGCGCGGGTACTCATTGTGGGGACCGGCGGGCTGGGGGCGCCTCTGGCGCTCTACCTTGCCGCGGCGGGGATCGGGAAGCTGGGGATTGTGGACTTCGACTTTGTGGAGGAGTCTAACCTTCAGCGCCAGGTGATACACGGGACCCGGGATGTGGGGCGGCCCAAGGTGGCCTCCGCCAAGGACCGGATCAAGAGCATCAACCCGTACTGCGATGTGGTTACCTACAACACTATGCTCACCAGCGAAAACGCCCTGGATATTCTGAAAGATTACGATGTGGTGGCAGACGGTACGGACAACTACCAGACCCGCTACCTGGTGAACGACGCCTGCGTACTATTGGGCATCCCCAATGTGTACGGCTCCATTTTCCAATTTGAAGGACAGGCTTCGGTTTTCTACGCCAAGGAAGGGCCTTGCTACCGCTGCCTCTATCCGGAACCGCCCCCGCCGGGGCTGGTCCCCTCCTGCGCCGAAGGCGGCGTGGTAGGAGTACTGCCGGGTATCGTGGGAACCATCCAGGCTAACGAGGTGATCAAACTTATTGTGGGAGGCGGGGACAGCCTTACGGGCAGACTCCTCCTCTTCGATTCCTGGAAGATGAAATTTCGGGAGCTCAAATTGGATAAGGACCCCCATTGCCCTATCTGCGGCAAGGAACCCAGCATCCATGAGCTTATCGACTACGAGCAATTCTGCGGTCTCAAGAAAAATACCGATGAGGAGCCCGTGGAGCTCATCACCGCAAGGGAGTTAAAGGAACGGCTGGATAAGAACGATCCTATCCAGATCATCGACACCCGGGAAACCCACGAGCGGGCCATCGTCAAATTTCCCCAGGCCAAGGTTATACCCCTGGGGCAGATGGCCCGGCGTATCGATGAGTTTGACCCGAAGATCGACGCGGTGTTCATTTGCAAGATCGGGCAGCGGAGTGTCTTCGCTATCCGGGCATTGAGAGAGGCGGGCTACACCGGCCGGCTTCTGAATCTTAAGGACGGCATAAACGCCTGGGCACGGGAGGTGGATACCTCTCTGCCGGTTTATTAA
- a CDS encoding MoaD/ThiS family protein, which produces MAVTLLIPTALRNFTDRKSEVTVEGATVGEAIRNFADAYPDIKQHLYQETELRSFINVFVGETNIKALQGLDTKVADGSTIMLVPAIAGGT; this is translated from the coding sequence ATGGCAGTTACACTTTTGATACCCACAGCGCTGAGGAACTTTACGGATCGCAAGTCCGAAGTGACCGTGGAAGGCGCCACCGTGGGGGAGGCGATTCGGAATTTCGCCGATGCCTATCCGGATATTAAACAGCATCTCTACCAGGAGACCGAGTTACGGTCTTTTATCAACGTATTTGTAGGGGAGACCAATATAAAGGCCCTCCAGGGCCTGGACACTAAAGTTGCCGACGGAAGCACTATCATGCTGGTACCGGCTATTGCCGGGGGGACTTGA
- a CDS encoding 4Fe-4S binding protein encodes MKKLAVRDLSACMFCLTCENACAQAFYKGENFQAQDLSCIHVLGTDTPNKFKISTCVQCGKCSKACEAGAITQNAQGVYTLNKKLCVNCGKCVEACPFKVMVHAKDKPSPTKCIACGICVKACPQGVLYIKEDAKEAASA; translated from the coding sequence ATGAAGAAATTAGCTGTTAGAGATCTGTCTGCTTGTATGTTCTGTCTGACCTGTGAAAACGCCTGTGCCCAGGCTTTTTACAAGGGGGAAAACTTTCAAGCCCAGGATCTGTCCTGTATTCACGTTTTGGGAACCGATACACCCAATAAATTCAAAATCTCCACCTGTGTGCAGTGCGGGAAGTGCTCCAAGGCCTGTGAAGCCGGGGCTATAACTCAAAATGCCCAGGGTGTGTACACGCTGAACAAGAAGCTCTGCGTTAACTGCGGCAAATGCGTGGAGGCCTGCCCCTTCAAGGTGATGGTCCATGCCAAGGACAAGCCCAGTCCTACCAAGTGCATAGCCTGCGGTATCTGCGTCAAAGCTTGCCCCCAGGGCGTGTTGTATATAAAAGAAGACGCCAAGGAAGCCGCTTCGGCATAG
- a CDS encoding trans-sulfuration enzyme family protein: MKRGTQLIHNGYETDLAIGGVTGALGVPVYQTSTFDQGTSFIDVPGIVSEHREYDYARSGNPTRKALEDIIAALEGGAKGYAFGSGIAAVSSALGILAQGDHIVAAEDIYGGSWRILNTFYKRWGLEVTPVDTTDLDAVKKAIKPNTKALFLETPSNPLLKITDLAATIKIAKDAGLISIVDNTFMTPYLQRPIELGADIVVHSATKFLGGHSDVIFGLAVTRTKELGDQVYRMQNSFGAVPGPWDTWLVMRGIKTLKVRLEAQQAGAGIVAQWLKAHKNVSDVFYPGLPDHPGWEINAAQSSGAGAVLSFKTKTTEQATRFLGKVKYAVAAVSLGGVETIASYPVRMSHASIPEPERLRLGITDTLIRISVGLEDPEDLIEDFDEALK, from the coding sequence ATGAAGAGGGGAACGCAGCTAATACACAACGGATACGAAACGGATCTCGCTATCGGGGGTGTTACCGGGGCCTTGGGGGTGCCGGTGTACCAGACATCCACCTTTGACCAAGGGACATCTTTTATAGATGTCCCAGGGATCGTCTCGGAACACCGGGAATATGACTATGCCCGGTCAGGAAACCCTACCCGCAAAGCCCTGGAGGATATTATCGCCGCCCTGGAGGGTGGCGCCAAGGGCTATGCCTTTGGGAGCGGTATCGCAGCGGTATCTTCAGCCTTGGGCATCCTTGCCCAGGGGGATCATATCGTCGCTGCCGAGGATATTTACGGCGGGAGCTGGCGTATTCTCAATACCTTCTATAAAAGGTGGGGGCTTGAGGTCACCCCGGTGGATACCACCGACCTGGATGCGGTAAAAAAGGCGATAAAGCCCAATACCAAGGCCCTGTTTCTTGAAACTCCCTCAAATCCCCTGCTTAAAATTACCGATCTGGCTGCGACCATCAAAATTGCCAAGGATGCGGGGCTTATCAGCATCGTGGATAATACTTTCATGACCCCCTATCTCCAGCGGCCCATTGAGTTGGGGGCGGATATCGTGGTCCATTCGGCCACCAAATTTCTGGGGGGCCATAGCGATGTAATTTTCGGCCTTGCGGTAACCAGGACCAAGGAACTGGGAGACCAGGTTTACCGGATGCAGAACAGTTTTGGCGCCGTGCCCGGGCCTTGGGATACCTGGCTGGTGATGCGGGGAATCAAGACCCTCAAGGTACGCCTGGAAGCTCAGCAGGCCGGGGCCGGTATTGTGGCCCAATGGCTCAAGGCCCATAAGAACGTAAGCGATGTATTTTATCCCGGGCTGCCGGATCATCCCGGCTGGGAGATCAATGCGGCCCAGAGTTCCGGCGCCGGGGCGGTGCTTTCCTTTAAAACCAAGACTACTGAGCAGGCAACCCGTTTCCTGGGGAAGGTAAAGTACGCCGTTGCCGCGGTGAGTTTGGGAGGGGTGGAAACCATTGCCTCCTATCCGGTTAGGATGAGTCATGCTTCTATCCCCGAACCGGAACGGCTAAGGCTTGGTATCACCGATACCCTGATACGGATCTCCGTAGGGCTTGAGGATCCGGAAGATTTGATAGAAGATTTCGATGAAGCTCTAAAATAA
- a CDS encoding RrF2 family transcriptional regulator, translated as MKISTRGRYGIRLLIDLAEHASEDHVALASVAERQKISIRYLEQVAVILRRSGFIRSVKGASGGYALALRAQDIVIGEALRVLEGDMLVVDPPLPNKAETKLQRCIRLTVFDRLNDRIAAVIDRKTLASVVGTVDPDASYMYFI; from the coding sequence ATGAAAATATCAACCCGGGGCAGATACGGTATACGGCTCCTTATTGATTTGGCGGAGCATGCCAGCGAGGATCATGTGGCCCTGGCCAGTGTGGCGGAGCGGCAAAAAATATCCATCCGCTACCTCGAACAGGTAGCAGTAATACTACGACGTTCTGGTTTTATCCGTTCCGTTAAGGGTGCTTCCGGGGGTTATGCCCTGGCCCTGCGTGCCCAGGATATCGTTATTGGGGAAGCCCTGCGGGTGCTGGAGGGTGATATGCTGGTGGTGGATCCGCCGCTTCCCAACAAGGCGGAAACAAAACTGCAGCGCTGCATTAGGCTTACGGTATTTGACCGGCTGAATGACCGTATCGCAGCGGTGATAGACCGGAAGACCCTGGCATCGGTGGTAGGGACCGTGGACCCCGATGCATCCTACATGTACTTTATCTAA
- a CDS encoding arsenic resistance protein, translating to MAKFQPLIIIISALMGILLGRFSPAVAPRAGSLIEVFLMILLFFVFLAVDIKEIRRSFTNIRFSLAALAINFIWTPVFTFILGSLFMAGQIDLQTGFIMLMVTPCTDWYLIFTGMAGGNVSLGSSLLPLNLILQIALLPVYLLLFMGDAVSFSAGSILTSILLVLVIPLASANAVKFVIGKLPVREKFTKALAAYSDNIQLFFLCLAVVSMFASQGKLLLGNPGLFVSIFPPLIIFFIVNFILARLTGRLLKLPFKDTIPLIFTTSARNSPIALAIAAITFPERPVISLVLVIGPLIELPVLAVDAWILRKRKTT from the coding sequence ATGGCAAAGTTCCAACCGCTGATCATCATAATCTCCGCCCTGATGGGTATCCTGCTTGGCCGGTTCAGCCCGGCCGTTGCACCCAGGGCGGGAAGTTTAATTGAAGTCTTTTTAATGATTCTCCTATTCTTTGTATTCCTTGCGGTGGATATCAAAGAAATCAGGCGGTCCTTTACCAATATCCGATTCTCCCTGGCTGCCCTGGCTATCAATTTTATCTGGACCCCGGTGTTCACCTTCATCCTGGGCAGCTTGTTTATGGCAGGCCAAATAGACCTGCAGACGGGGTTCATCATGCTCATGGTGACCCCCTGTACCGACTGGTATCTTATATTCACCGGTATGGCCGGTGGCAATGTAAGTCTGGGCTCCTCCCTGCTTCCACTAAACCTGATCCTACAGATCGCCCTGTTGCCGGTGTATCTTCTCCTCTTTATGGGAGACGCCGTTTCTTTCAGCGCCGGGAGCATACTCACCAGTATCCTGTTAGTATTAGTAATTCCCCTGGCATCCGCCAATGCCGTAAAATTTGTGATAGGAAAATTACCGGTACGGGAGAAGTTTACAAAGGCGCTTGCCGCCTATTCCGATAATATACAGCTTTTCTTTCTCTGCCTGGCGGTAGTTTCCATGTTTGCTTCCCAGGGCAAACTTTTACTGGGAAACCCCGGCCTCTTTGTCAGTATCTTTCCGCCGCTGATTATTTTTTTTATCGTCAATTTTATCCTGGCTCGGCTTACGGGTAGGCTATTAAAGCTGCCCTTCAAGGATACTATTCCTCTGATCTTCACCACCTCGGCCCGCAATTCCCCTATAGCCCTGGCCATTGCTGCCATCACCTTTCCTGAGCGGCCGGTAATCTCCCTGGTCCTGGTGATAGGCCCTCTGATTGAATTACCGGTTCTGGCGGTGGATGCATGGATACTGAGGAAACGTAAAACTACTTGA